Genomic DNA from Lutibacter sp. A80:
TGTTCTGCTGCAGGAAACGATTTATTATTTGATGAAGAATTATGTGCACAAGGAAGAAATTTTTCAAACAAAATATGGAATGCTTTTCGTTTAATTAAAGGTTGGGAAGTTTCTACAACTATAGCGCAACCACAATCCGCTAAAATTGCTATTGAGTGGTATCAAGCTAAATTTCAACAAACGTTATTAGATATTGAAAAATCTTTTGATCAATATAGAATTAGCGAAGCTTTAATGAGTATTTACAAGTTAATTTGGGATGATTTTTCTTCTTGGTTTTTAGAAATGGTAAAACCAGCATACCAACAACCAATTGATGCAAAAACATTGGAAAGTGTAATTTCATTTTTAGAAGATAATTTAAAAATATTACATCCATTTATGCCATTTTTAACAGAAGAAATTTGGCAACATATTTCAGAAAGAACTCCTGAAGAAGCATTAATTATAGCAGAATATCCTAAATTAGTTGAAGTAAATGAAAAATTAATCAACGATTTTAAAATAGCTTCTGAAGTTATTTCAGGAATTAGAAATATTAGAAAAGATAAAAACATTTCTTTTAAAGATCAAATTGAATTTTCAGTATTAAATAATGATAATGTATCTTCAGATTTTGATAAAGTAATAGAAAAACTAGGTAATTTATCAGCAATTAATTATGTAACTGAAAAAGTTGATGGAGCATTAAGTTTTAGAGTAAAATCTAACGAATATTTTATTCCGATGGGTGATGCAATTGATGTTGAAGCTGAAAAGGCGAAGTTAGAAGAAGAATTAAAATATACTGAAGGTTTCTTAAAATCTGTTCAAAAGAAATTAAGTAACGAGCGTTTTGTAAACAATGCTCCAGAAAAAGTGATTGCTATTGAACGTCAAAAAGAAGCAGATGCTTTATCTAAAATTGAAACTATAAAGACTAGTTTAAATAGTTTGTAAAAAATGGTACACTAGCTATGGCTGGCAAATGTACTTTAGAAAAGAGATTCCAATTTATTGGAATCTCTTTTTGTTTTATATTTTTTTTGTTTAAAATTCAATATATTTGAGCAAGTAAACACTTCTTAATTTTTAATTTAACCTTAAAATAAAACATGAAATATTTAAAATATATTTTAGTATTGGTACTTTTTTATTCTTGTCAATCAAATCAAAGTTCCATAACTACATTTCAAAATTTAAACGACAGTATAAAAAATAAATATGCTCCAGATAAAAGAGTTGCTATTTATGACGTTTCATATAAAAAAGCAGGAACTAATTTAATATTAGAAGGAGAAACAGATAATCCATTAGCTATTGAAGGTCTAAAAAGTAGTTTAACAGCTAAAGGAATAACATTTATAGATAGTGTTTCAATTTTACCAGAGTCAACTGTTGGAGAATATACGTATGCATTGGCAAATAATTCAGCTGCTAACTTAAGAGGTAAAGGAAAACACTCAGCAGAATTGGTTACCCAAGTTATTTTAGGAACAGAATTAAAAGTTTTAAAAAATGAAGGATCATTTTCGTTAGTACAAACTCCAGAAAAATATATTGCTTGGGTAGATAATGGTGGAATTGCATTTTTTACAAAAGATCAATTAAATAAATGGAATGAATCTGAACTTATAATTTATACAAAAACTACAGGTAATTCTTATCAAGATTCTGATTTCAAAATTATTTTAACAGATATGGTTCTTGGAGGAAAAGTTAAATTAATTGAAGAATTAACAACTAGTTTTAAAGTCGAATTTCCTGATGGTAGAATTGGTTTTATTAAAAAAGACGAAGCCGAAAAATATAAGCAATGGTTAATTCATTTAAAACCATCTAAAGAATTAGTAGAGCGTTATGCTAAAAGTCTGTTAGGTTCGCCATATTTATGGGGAGGAACTTCAACAAAGGCAATGGATTGTAGTGGTTTTGTAAAAACTGTGTATTTAATGAATGGTTTTGTAACTCCAAGAGATGCTTCGCAACAAATTTTAAAAGGTGAAATTGTTGATAAAAATTTAGAGTTAGAAGGTTTAGAAAAGGGAGATTTAATGTTTTTTGGTACTAAAGCAACAGCTGATAAAAAACAGCGAGTTACTCATGTAGGTATTTGGTTAGGGAATGGGAAACAAGAATTTATTCATTCTTCAAGAAGAGTGCGTTTAAATTCTATGAACCCTGAATCTGAAGCTTATGATACTTGGTGTGGAGAGCATTATTTAGGAAGCAGAAGGTATTTAGATGTTGAAAGTAAAGAATTAATAAAACTTTAAAAAAAGAGAATTAATTAAATATAATTTTTAACAAAATTTTAGCAGGAAAAAGTTGAATAATTTTAAAATCTTTGAATTAAAAGATTAAAATCTACTTAAAAAACGAATTTCAATAGATTGAAGTTCGTTTTTTTTTATTAAAACTTTATTTTTATTGATTAATATTAGGTTTTTTTAGTTTTATGATGATGATAATTTATGAATTTATTAAAAATAATGCGACATGTTTATTCTTATAAAATATGGCGCAACTATCTTTTGTTAAGAGCATCTTATTAATAATCAATTAATCATTAACTAAATCTTTTTTAAATGAAAACAAAGTTTAAAAGTATCTTAACGTTATTTTTAGCGTTATTAGTGCAAATTTCTTTTGCACAAGAGAAAACAGTTTCTGGAACTGTTACAGAAGGTGAAGGTCCTTTACCTGGAGTAAATGTTATTGTAAAGGGTTCTAAAATAGGTACACAAACCAATTTTGATGGTAAGTATTCTATAAAAGTAAATACTGGAGATATTTTGGTATTTAGTTATGTAGGAATGTCTAATGTAGAAAAGACCGTTGGAACAGCTAACATAATTAATGTAGAGATGGAAGGGAGTAACCTTTTAGATGAAGTTATTGTAGTTGCATATGGAACTGCAAAAAAATCTGATTTTACAGGTTCTGCCACTCAAATAAATAGTGAAGAAATGGAGCTGAGGCCAATTTCTAATGTTTCTACTGCTGTAGAGGGTGCTTCTGCAGGTGTTGCAGTTACATCTGCAAGTGGACAACCAGGTTCAGGTCAAAGTATTCAAATTAGAGGTATAGGATCTTATTCAGCTTCAAGTTCTCCATTGTATGTTGTAGATGGTATTGTATTTAGTGGTTATATAAATTCTATAAATCCAAATGATATAGAAAGTCTAACAATTTTAAAAGACGCTTCATCTACTGCATTATACGGTAACAAAGCTGCAAATGGAGTTGTAATGATAACAACTAAAAGTGGAAAAAATAAAAAAGGAGAATTTACATTCAATGCAACTTCTAGTATTGTTGATAGGTCTATACCTGAATATGATAGGTTAGATTCAGATCAATATTATGAAATTATGTGGGAAGCGCTTAGAAATACACAAGCAATACCTGGTATAAATACAGCCGAAGAAATTAATAATGCAAATATTTATGCATCAGAAAATATTTATAGTGAATTATTAAATAATCCATACAATGTAGCTAATGATCAAATTGTTGGGACTGATGGTAAAATTAATCCAAATGCAAAACTTATTTATGATGATTTAGATTGGTTAGACGCTATTACACGTATAGGGTACCGTCAAAACTATGATATGAGTTTTCAAGGAGGTACTGAAAAAGGAGACTATTATGTGTCTTTAGGATATTTAAATGAAGAAGGTTATATTATAAATTCAGATTTCGAAAGAATTTCTGGACGTATAAATGTAAACTATAAAGCTAATAGTTGGTTAAAAACAGGATTGAATCTTAGTATAACAACTTCACAAGGGAATCAATCTCAAGCAACATCTTCCCAAACAAGTTCATATGTTAACCCTGTGCGTTTTGCTCGTGGAATGGGGCCGATTTATAATATTTATCAACATGATGCATCGGGAAATTATATTTTAGATGGTAATGGTGATAGAATTTATGATTTAGATGCTTCACGTCCAAGTGATGCAAATAATGGTAGACATATTGTAGCAGAAATTAAATGGAATGAAGATTTAGATGAAATTACATCATTAGGAGGTAAAACATATCTCGATTTTCAAATTACAAAAGATTTAAGTTTTAGAACTAATCTTAGTATAGATGAACGTCATTATTATAATACAGATTTTGAAAATAAATTTGTGGGTGATGGAGCTACTGCAGGTAGAGCAGGTCGTACTTATACAAGGAGAACTGTAGTTGGTTTTAATCAATTATTAAATTATTCAAAAACAATAGGTGATCATAATATTAGTGCATTGTTAGCACATGAGTCTATTAAAGAAAAGTATAATGCTTTAGATGGGTCACGTTCAGGAATAATTGCTGACGGTAATACGGAATTAATCAATTTTGTTACAACATTAGATTTATATTCTTATGAAGATGTGTTGAATGACGAAAGTTACTTTGGACGTGTAAATTATGATTATGATGGTAAATACTTTTTAAGCGCATCTTATAGAGAGGATGGAACATCTAAGTTTGCTGAAGAAACGCGTTGGGGTAGTTTTTGGTCTTTAGGAGCAGCTTGGCGTATGGATAAAGAAGATTTTATTAGTAAACTAGACTGGGTAGATATGATGAAATTTAGAATATCTTATGGTGAAATTGGAAACAATTCTGGTATTAGTTGGTATGCTTACCAAGGTTTATATGATTTAGGATATAACAACCAAAGTGAATCAGGGTTTTTACAAGCATCACTTGAAAATAGAGATCTTTTCTGGGAAACAAGTGAAAATTTTGATGTAGCATTAGAGTTTCGTTTATTCAATAAATTAAACGGAATAATAGAATATTATAACAAGAATTCAGATAATTTATTATTTGCAGTACCATTACCATTATCAAGTGGAAGTGAAAGTGTTTATAAAAATATTGGTTCTATGTATAATAGAGGGGTAGAGGTTAGTTTTGATTACGATATTATTAAAACGGATAATTTTAAATGGAATTTAGGAATTAATGCAGCAACTGTAAAAAATGAATTCACAAAATTACCTCAAGAAGAAATTATTAATGGATCTAAAAAATTAATGGTAGGGCGTTCTATTTACGATTATTGGTTAAAAGATTGGTACGGTGTAGATCCAGCTGATGGAGCTGCTTTATATATTCCTACAGAAGAAGCAATTGAAGCAAATGATAGTGATATACGTACAGTTGATGGAGCCATTGTAACAACAAATCAAGCAAATGGAGAATATCATTATGCAGGTTCAGCTATTCCAGACTTAACAGGAGCTATATCTAATTCTTTTAGTTATAAGGATTTTGATTTAGGTTTTATGTTTACCTATCAAATAGGAGGTAAAGTTATAGATTATAACTATCAAAGTATTATGAGTGCAGGTGATTATGGAGGTGCTTTAAGTGTAGATATTTTAGATCGTTGGCAACAACCTGGAGACATTACAGATATACCAAGAATGGACCCAACTGAAACGTCTAATTTTAATGCAACTTCTGATAGATGGTTGGTTGACGGTTCTTACTTAAATTTAAAGAGAATTAATTTTTCTTATAGTTTACCAAGTAATGTGATTGATAAATTAGGAGTTTCAACAGCTCAAATTTATACAAGTGCAGAAAATGTATTTTCTTTAAATGCAAGAAAAGGATTAGATATACAACAAAACTTTAGTGGAACTAATTCAAATGTGTATACACCTTCTAGAATTATTTCATTAGGGGTAAATGTTAAATTTTAAAAATAAATAAGATGAAAAAAATACTAATTATATTTATTGGGATACTTGCTGTAAATGTCTTGTTTATAGCTTGTGAAGAAGATTTTTTAGATACCTATCCAACTGATCAGGTTTCTTCTGGGGTTGTAATTACAACTACAGGAAATGCAATGAGTGCTTTAAATGGAATACATAGAGCTTTATATATACGTTACGATAGTCAAGGTAGAGGTGGTGCTGGACATTTTAATATGCATATTGATGAATTAGGTGAAGATCACGTATTTAATTCTGCTACTTGGACTAGTGGAATTAGATGGCTTATGAACGCAAGCCCAACTCATTCTTATAATACATCTCACTGGGGTATGTTTTATAAATGGATTGCAAATGCAAATGTTTTAATAAATGGTGTAGATGGTGCAGATGGGGAACAAGAAGAAAAAGATATTATTAAAGGACAAGCTTTAGTTTATAGAGCATATTGTCATTATCAATTAGTTCAAACTTGGGCAGAAGCTTATAAGATAGGCGTTGATAATAGTCAGTTAGGTGTTCCAATTAAATTAGACAATTCAACAGAGCCAATTGAAAGATCAACAGTTGAAGCTGTTTATACGCAAATAAATACAGATTTAGATGATGCCATGCTTTTATTAGAAGGTTATTCAAGACCTAATAAATCGCATTTAAATCAGGCTGTAGCCAAAGGATTAAAGGCTAGAGTTGCCTTAACTCAAGGTAATTGGGATGTCGCAGTTAAGTATGCCGAAGAAGCAAGAGCAGGTTATACCTTAATGGATAAAGATACTTACGCTAAAGGTTTTTCAGATAATTTAGATGCTAATAGTGAATTTATGTGGGCAAGTCATATTATAGAAGATCAAACAAATTATTATGGAAATTTGGGAGGTTACCTTTCTCGTAATTATAGTTCTTCTTCTATTAGAGCTAATCCAAGATCTATAAATAATTTATTATATGATAAAATTTCTGAAACGGATGTGCGTAAAACTCTTTGGGATCCTACTGGAGAACATGAAGGTTTGGAGCTGGTTAGTAATGCAAATAAATATCCATATACTAGTCAAAAGTTTTTAGCAGTAAGCACATCTGATAGTCGTATGGATGTTCCAATGATGCGTGCTGGTGAGATGTATTTGATTGAAGCAGAAGCATTAGCTAGAGACAATCAATTTGGTTCTGCAGCTCAAGTTCTTTTTGATTTAATTAGTACTAGAGATGATAATTATACGTTATCTACTAACACAGGAGATGATTTAATTGAAGAAATTATGGTGCAACGTCGTATTGAATTATGGGGTGAAGGTTTCCGTTGGTTTGATTTAAAACGATTAAATTTACCTTTAGATAGAACTGGATCTAATCATAAATCTTCTATAAATAATAATGTTATGGAAGTTCCAGTAGGTGATAATAGATGGATATGGCCAATTCCTCAAGATGAAATTGATGCGAATCCACTTATAGAACAAAATCCAATTTAATTTTTTAATAAAGAAAAAGGTGCTAATTTATTAGCACCTTTTTTTTATTTCAATATTTGTCCCGTCCTGAAATAGCGATACACTAAAACACAAGTGTAATGAAAACATCAGACAAATCAGGTGCAGCAAAGCGAACTCAAAAAGATTACTCGCTTTCTTTTAAACTTCAATTAGTTGAAGAAGTAGAACAAGGATTTTTAACAAAAACCCAAGCCAAGCGTAAATATGGTATTCAGGGAGACGCTACAGTAACCAAATGGTTGCAAAAATATGGTAACTTTGATTGGGAAAACCAAGTTCCAAAAACGATGTCAAAAACTCCAGAACAAAAAATACTTGAGCTTGAAGCTAAAATAAAGCTCCTTGAAAAACAGAAAGCTAGAGCTGAACATCTAGCAGAACGTGCTGATAAAAAGGTTATTATTTTCGATATGCTTGTTGATATGGCAGAAAAGGAATATGATATTCAAATAAGAAAAAATTACACACCCGACTTATCAACATCTTCAAAGAAGAATATAAAGAAACTTTAGTTTCTACCTGTGATTTGCTCGGGGTAAACAGACAGGTTTACTATAGATCCATAAAATCAAGACTTCATAAACAAACTGTAGCACAAAAAGTTATCGTTTTGGTTCGTGATATTCGGATGCTAATGCCAAGATTGGGTGGTAAGAAATTATACTTTCTGTTAAAGGATAAATTATCACTATTAAAAGTAGGAAGAGATAAATTGTTTAGAATACTAAAAGCTAACCATATGTTAATAATACCTAAAAGAAGCTACCACATAACTACAGACTCTCATCATAGATTTAGAAAGCACAGAAACCTTGTCAGCTCAATGGATATAGAAGGGCCTGAATCAGTTTGGGTGAGTGATATTACATATATCGGAACGAGAACCAACCCTTCGTATCTGGCATTAATCACAGATGCTTATTCTAAAAAGATTGTAGGATATGATGTGTCAAAATCTTTATCAATGGATGGTTCATTGAGGGCATTGGAAATGGCTATAAATAATAGAAAATACAAAGAAAGTCCATTAATACATCACTCTGATAGAGGGTTGCAATATTGCTCGAATGAATATCAAAGACTATTAGAAAACAATGAGATTAAGCCTAGTATGACTGAAAAATATGATCCATATGAAAATGCAGTTGCAGAGCGAATAAATGGAATTTTAAAACAGGAATTTAGTGTAGCACAGAAGATTCAAGATTTTAAAGTAAAGAAGAAACTGGTCAAAAATGCAATAGAAATATACAACAATATAAGACCTCATTTATCTAACGAAATGCTAACACCAATACAAATGCACGCACAAAAAAAAATTAAACCAAAACAATACAAATCAAAAAAGCTGAACAATGATGTCATTATTCAGCTTTAATTTTTAACTTTTACCCTTTAATAATCTGTATCGGTTATTTAGGACTAGACAATTTATTAAATATTTAATTATAAAAATGAATGTTCCTTTTATAAAATTAAATAAGGTTGTTAATTAATGCTAATTCTTCTTCACTAAAAACTGTATTTTCAGTAGCTTTTAAACTATCTAAAATTTGTTCAGTTTTACTTGCTCCAATTAGTACAGATGTAATTCGTTTATCTTTTAAAATCCAAGCTATTGCCATTTGAGCCAAATTTTGGTTTCTATTTTGGGCAATTTCATTTAAAGCTTTTATTTTATCCAGTTGCTTTTTAATTTGTTCAGTTTTTAAATATCTACCATCTTTTATAGCTCTAGAATCTTCAGGAAAACCATTTAAATATTTATCGGTTAACATTCCTTGCGCTAATGGCGAAAAAGCGATAGCACCAACACCTTCTTTTTCAATTAAGTTTAACAATCCATCTTCAACCCAACGATCTAACATATTATATCTTGGTTGATGAATTAAGCAAGGAGTTCCTAAATCTTTTAAAATTTTAAATGCTTCTGCTGCTCTTTCTGGTTGATAGTTTGAAATACCAACATACAGTGCTTTTCCTTGGCGAACCATTAAATCTAATGCTCCCATAGTTTCTTCTAAAGGGGTATCATAATCTGGACGGTGATGGTAAAAAATATCAACATAATCTAATCCCATACGTTTTAAACTTTGGTTTAAACTAGCCATTAAGTATTTTTTTGAACCCCATTCTCCATAAGGACCAGGCCACATATCGTAACCAGCTTTTGATGAAATTATTAATTCATCTCTATATTTTTTGAAGTCTTTTTTTAAAATTTTTCCAAAAGTAGTTTCTGCAGAACCATAAGGAGGACCATAATTATTAGCTAAATCAAAATGTGTAATTCCGTTATCAAAAGCACATTTTAATAAGTTTCTTGCATTTTTAAAATCGTCTTTTTTTCCAAAATTATGCCAAAGACCTAACGAAAGTTCAGGAAGTAGCAAACCGCTTTTTCCTGTTCTTCTATATTTCATTTTGTCATACCTTGAAGCATTTGCTTCATATTTAATTTTTTTACTCATAATTTATTATCAGGTTAGATTTCAAATACTTTTATAATTGTTTTTCAGTGTAAGAATAAAGAATATTTAATGAGAAATAAAGTGGTTTTTAGGTTATTAAGAATCTTCTTTTGGAGCTTTGTCTTTATGTTTAAAACGTTTATGTGTCCAAAAATAAAATTCAGGATTTGCTCTAATTTGTTTTTCAACTTTTTCTAAAAAAATATCAGTTATTTGGTAATCTTCAAATTTAGTAGCTTCATTAGTTATTAAACTAAATGTAGTTTGGTAATGTCCACGTTTTACTCTTTGTACATTCATATAAACAACATTTAAGTCGTATCTTTTTGCTAGCATTTCTGCACCGGTATGTATTGGTACTTTTATACCTAAAAATTTACTCCAATAAAAAGTCTTTTTTAATTGAGGAGATTGGTCACTTAGCAAACCATAAATAGCTTGTATATTATTTTTCTGATTGTTTTTCATTTCAGAAATAACTTTAGAAGTTTGTACCAATGAAGTTCCAAATTTAGTTCTAGATTTTAATATTTTATTATTAAAATATTTGTTATTTATTTTTGTAAATGCAGCATACCCTCTATAATCAACAAAGGAGTCTAAACTCATTATCCACTCCCAATTTGCATAATGTGGACCTACTAAAACCACACTTTTACCATCTTTATATAAATCAGTAAAAAAATCTATATTAGTGTATTTGTACCTTTTATAAATTGAATTTTTAGATACTGTAAACGATTTTATCATTTCAATAAAAATATCGACAAAATGATGGTAAAAAGCTTTCCTAATTTTAAGAAGTTCTTTATCAGTTTTTTCAGGGAAGCTAAGTTTTAAATTATTTAAAACAACCTTTTTTCTATAACCAATTACATAATAAACTAATAAATATACTCCATCTGATATGAAATATAGTATTTTAAATGGTAAAATAGAAAGTAACCAAATAATTGGGTAAACGAGAATGTATATAAGTAAATTCATAATAACAACTGCAAATATCGTATTTAATTTTTGTTTCTGAATAACTATCAATTCAATATCATCATTTTTTTATATTTTCGTACATTAATGCTAAAATAATTTAAATGAATATAGATAAAACACTGCTAATATTAATAATTGTAAATGTACTTGTTTCTATAAAAGGATTTAATGATCGTTTGTTTTTTGATAAGTATAAATTCCAAATTGGACCTATTAATAGAGGAGAAAAAATTAGAATGTTTACTTCTGGTTTTTTACATGTAGATTATTTGCATTTAATTTTAAATATGTATGTTTTGTATATTTTCGCTCCAATTATAATATTTAAATTAGGAGTTATTAAGTTTTTAATATTGTATTTAGGAAGTTTAATAACAGGGAGTATTTTAACATTAATGTTTCATAAAAATGAATCATATTATAGTGCTGTTGGAGCTTCAGGAGCCGTTGCGGGTATAATTTACGGGTCTATATTATTAAATCCAACAATGAGTTTAATGATGTTTCCATTACCAATACCAATTCCTGGTTATATTTTTGGAATTGGGTATTTATTATATTCAATTTATGGTATGAAGAAGCAGTTGGGAAATATTGGACATACAGCACATTTAGGTGGTGCAATTGGAGGTTTTGGGTTGACTTTATTAGTGTATCCTGAAGTTTTTTTAAATAGTACTTTTACAGTAGTAATACTTGGGGTGCCAATTATATTATTGTTGCTTTTTGGAAACCGTTTAAAATAAAAAAAAGCCAAACAAATGTTTGGCTTTTTTTTGAGCGAGAGACCGGGCTCGAACCGGCGACAGTCAGCTTGGAAGGCTGAAGCTCTACCAACTGAGCTACTCTCGCAATTGGTGATGCAAATATACAATCCTTTTTAACTTTTGCAAACGTTTTTTTAAGAAAATTTAAATTTTTTTATGCTAAAAAATTTAGACTTTAAAAGTGTTCAATTCAGAATCTTCATTTTCAATATGTTGAGTGAATTTATTGATTTTATTAAAAAATATTTAACACATAATTTTTAAAATATTATTTTTTATTTCTTTAAATAAAATATAAAAACAGGCCATAATTATAAAACTATAGCCTGTTTGTTTAAAAAATTTAACATTAATATTAACTAGAAGTTTATTTTAAGCTCTAGATTTTCTTTTTTTCATTTTTTTTGCTTCTAATTTTTTTTGAATTTTTTCTTGTTTTTTCTTATTTAATTCTTCTTTTGTAAGTTTCTTTCTTAATACAGCCATTGTATATTATTTTAAAGTTTATATAAAATTTTCAACAACTTAAACTCTATAACAATACATTATTTTAAATAACGAGTATTGCTATTCAATATATTTTAAATAAAATAGTTTTTTATAAGATAATGTAAAGAGTTTTTCAGGCACACTCGTAATGCCTGCTTAATTCAGGAAGATAATTTTACGTTTTAAAGACATAAAAGAACAAAACAAACAGTAGATTACTGTTGTAGATAAGCAATAAGTATGTTTTGTTTTTAAAAAATACATTTTTAAAATATTAAAAGAAATAAATATTAATTTAGAAGTAAAATTAATCATAATGTTCTAAATTACCTAATTTAGGTTTAGAGTTTATTTTTTAAATAATTATATATTTTTTTGTTATAAATTAGCTTTGTTTTATAAAGTAAATATCCTTTAAGAAATAAACATTAATTATTTTAGGTATAATATTTAATTAAAAAATGATTGAAATTAAAGAAATTACAGCAAAAGAAACTTTTGAAATTAGATTGGAGGTTTTGCGAAGAAATATACCATTGCCTTATGAGTTTAAAGGAGATTTTGATCAAGATACGTTTCATCTTGGTGCATTTAAAGAAGGTAAATTAATTGCAGTTTCTAGTTTTATGAAAGCTGAAAATAATAGTTTTAAAGGAAAACAATACCAATTAAGAGGTATGGCAACTTTAAATAACTATCAAGGTTTTGGAGCTGGAAAACTTTTAATATCAAAAGCCGAAGAAATTTTAAAATCTTTACATATAAATTGTTTATGGTGTAATGCACGTGTTATTGCATTAGATTTTTATAAAAAACAAGGTTTTTTAACTTATGGTGATAAATTTGAGGTTCCTTTAATTGGGGATCATTTTGTAATGTATAAATATTTAGATTAAAGATGCTTAGATTTTTTTTATATTGTTTTTTTGTAATGTCAAATTTTTTAGTTTTTTCTCAACAACAGTTTAGTGAAAAAGCTTTAATGGGTAGGGGAGATTTAGCTTTAGAAGGAACCTCTTTTAAGTTACAAAAAGAAACATTAGAAGCTTTTAAAAAAATGCAAAAAGCAGCTCTCAAAGAGGGGATAAATATAAAAATTGTTTCAGGTTATAGAAGTTTTGATCGTCAAAAAAGTATTTGGAATAGAAAGTATAATTTATATACTTCTCAAGGGTTAACACCAAATGAAGCACTTCAAAAAATAATTGAATATTCTACTATTCCTGGAACATCTCGTCACCATTGGGGAACTGATTTTGATATTATTGACGCTGCTGTTAAAGCCCCTAAAAGTCTTTTGGTTACAAGTAATTATGAAAAAAATGGCGTATATGCTAAATTAAAAAAATGGATGGATGCACATGCGGAATCTTATGGGTTTTATTTAGTTTACACAAATAATGAAACCAGAAAAGGATTTAAATATGAACCTTGGCATTATACCTATAAACCTTTATCTTTAAATATGTTATCTGAATATTTAAAAATTAATTTATTAGCATTTTATAAAAATATAAACTTAGAAGGAAGTCAATATTTGACAAAAGAATTTATAAGAAATTATTCTAAAAATAATATTTTAGATATAAATAAAAATTTAATAAATAATTAACATTTAAATTATCTGCTATTCATTTAAAAAAAATAAGTAAATTTGAGTCCTTATAATGTAAAACTTG
This window encodes:
- a CDS encoding GNAT family N-acetyltransferase, yielding MIEIKEITAKETFEIRLEVLRRNIPLPYEFKGDFDQDTFHLGAFKEGKLIAVSSFMKAENNSFKGKQYQLRGMATLNNYQGFGAGKLLISKAEEILKSLHINCLWCNARVIALDFYKKQGFLTYGDKFEVPLIGDHFVMYKYLD
- a CDS encoding lysophospholipid acyltransferase family protein, translated to MNLLIYILVYPIIWLLSILPFKILYFISDGVYLLVYYVIGYRKKVVLNNLKLSFPEKTDKELLKIRKAFYHHFVDIFIEMIKSFTVSKNSIYKRYKYTNIDFFTDLYKDGKSVVLVGPHYANWEWIMSLDSFVDYRGYAAFTKINNKYFNNKILKSRTKFGTSLVQTSKVISEMKNNQKNNIQAIYGLLSDQSPQLKKTFYWSKFLGIKVPIHTGAEMLAKRYDLNVVYMNVQRVKRGHYQTTFSLITNEATKFEDYQITDIFLEKVEKQIRANPEFYFWTHKRFKHKDKAPKEDS
- the mgrA gene encoding L-glyceraldehyde 3-phosphate reductase; amino-acid sequence: MSKKIKYEANASRYDKMKYRRTGKSGLLLPELSLGLWHNFGKKDDFKNARNLLKCAFDNGITHFDLANNYGPPYGSAETTFGKILKKDFKKYRDELIISSKAGYDMWPGPYGEWGSKKYLMASLNQSLKRMGLDYVDIFYHHRPDYDTPLEETMGALDLMVRQGKALYVGISNYQPERAAEAFKILKDLGTPCLIHQPRYNMLDRWVEDGLLNLIEKEGVGAIAFSPLAQGMLTDKYLNGFPEDSRAIKDGRYLKTEQIKKQLDKIKALNEIAQNRNQNLAQMAIAWILKDKRITSVLIGASKTEQILDSLKATENTVFSEEELALINNLI
- a CDS encoding M15 family metallopeptidase, yielding MSNFLVFSQQQFSEKALMGRGDLALEGTSFKLQKETLEAFKKMQKAALKEGINIKIVSGYRSFDRQKSIWNRKYNLYTSQGLTPNEALQKIIEYSTIPGTSRHHWGTDFDIIDAAVKAPKSLLVTSNYEKNGVYAKLKKWMDAHAESYGFYLVYTNNETRKGFKYEPWHYTYKPLSLNMLSEYLKINLLAFYKNINLEGSQYLTKEFIRNYSKNNILDINKNLINN
- a CDS encoding rhomboid family intramembrane serine protease → MNIDKTLLILIIVNVLVSIKGFNDRLFFDKYKFQIGPINRGEKIRMFTSGFLHVDYLHLILNMYVLYIFAPIIIFKLGVIKFLILYLGSLITGSILTLMFHKNESYYSAVGASGAVAGIIYGSILLNPTMSLMMFPLPIPIPGYIFGIGYLLYSIYGMKKQLGNIGHTAHLGGAIGGFGLTLLVYPEVFLNSTFTVVILGVPIILLLLFGNRLK